A window of the Bradyrhizobium diazoefficiens genome harbors these coding sequences:
- a CDS encoding SRPBCC domain-containing protein codes for MYEAIKWPEDMTPSRSPIHFTNELVVAASVETIWSLLVDPIAWPSFYPGVEHVQLLDGHESLRLGTRFETNLAGQDVYASVQEFEPMTRIAWGGGPKASLESKAYHAWIITPTADGTHLWTEETMQGPLWIERAKQAPDVFWRTHQKLLEDLAKVATRQNGSPTRSGSRH; via the coding sequence ATGTACGAAGCAATCAAGTGGCCGGAGGACATGACACCCAGTCGGTCTCCGATCCATTTTACGAATGAGCTGGTGGTCGCAGCCTCCGTCGAAACGATCTGGTCCCTGCTCGTGGACCCCATCGCGTGGCCCAGTTTCTATCCGGGCGTTGAGCACGTCCAACTTCTAGACGGGCACGAGTCTTTGCGGCTCGGGACACGGTTTGAGACCAATCTGGCCGGCCAAGATGTTTATGCGTCGGTTCAAGAGTTCGAGCCGATGACGCGCATCGCCTGGGGTGGTGGTCCGAAAGCGTCCCTCGAATCCAAAGCTTACCACGCCTGGATCATCACGCCGACTGCGGATGGAACGCACCTCTGGACCGAGGAAACGATGCAGGGGCCGCTTTGGATCGAACGGGCAAAGCAGGCGCCCGATGTGTTCTGGCGCACGCATCAGAAGCTTCTGGAGGATCTCGCAAAGGTCGCCACACGGCAAAACGGATCTCCGACCAGATCAGGCTCGCGCCATTGA
- a CDS encoding NADPH-dependent F420 reductase, with protein sequence MSYAIVGFGAVGQALARAFARKNIDVAVASRRSPEALAPQARAIGPTVVAKSLRDAIEADTVILAVPFSEHRGVAKSLVSWRGKTVIDATNAFAVPVEDLGGLPSSAVVAKAFAGVKFVKGFNHLPASALAADPVVEGGHRVIFLSSDDEEAVAPVAALARQLGFAPINLGELAEGGALVQARGRTWTQLIFQDLFKKEQ encoded by the coding sequence ATGAGCTATGCAATCGTCGGATTCGGGGCGGTGGGCCAAGCCCTCGCTCGCGCCTTTGCTCGTAAGAACATCGACGTGGCGGTCGCAAGCCGCCGGTCACCCGAGGCGTTGGCGCCCCAGGCTCGGGCAATCGGGCCGACAGTTGTTGCCAAGTCGCTGCGGGATGCAATCGAGGCCGACACCGTCATCCTGGCAGTCCCGTTTTCGGAACACCGGGGGGTTGCGAAGTCCCTCGTCAGTTGGCGGGGCAAGACCGTCATCGACGCGACAAACGCATTTGCGGTTCCCGTTGAAGACCTGGGCGGCCTTCCCTCGTCTGCGGTCGTTGCCAAGGCATTCGCCGGCGTCAAGTTCGTGAAGGGCTTTAACCATCTGCCGGCCTCCGCGCTGGCTGCCGATCCAGTCGTGGAGGGCGGTCACCGGGTCATCTTTCTGTCGAGCGACGACGAAGAGGCGGTAGCTCCGGTGGCGGCCTTGGCCAGGCAACTCGGCTTCGCGCCGATCAACCTGGGAGAGCTCGCCGAAGGTGGCGCGCTGGTGCAGGCGCGCGGCCGCACCTGGACTCAGCTCATCTTCCAGGATTTGTTCAAGAAGGAGCAGTAA
- a CDS encoding SRPBCC domain-containing protein has product MYDRVIWPERFDPKTSAIYALNDIDVKAPPEVVWRLLVDAENWSSYFPAEDQVKILSGERELARGTRYSRVTVGFPMSLVVTECEPFRRLAWATTVDGDETGSSAYHGWVITPTHDGCHVLTEETQQGEWFLDELGRKHPGALYRYHQEWVERLARAAEAQVAAMAG; this is encoded by the coding sequence ATGTACGATCGTGTGATTTGGCCAGAGAGGTTCGATCCCAAGACGTCGGCCATCTACGCCCTCAACGACATCGATGTGAAAGCACCCCCTGAAGTCGTCTGGAGGCTACTGGTCGACGCCGAGAACTGGTCGAGCTACTTCCCTGCCGAAGACCAGGTCAAGATCCTAAGCGGTGAAAGAGAGCTGGCCCGCGGGACCAGATACAGCCGGGTGACGGTTGGATTTCCGATGAGCTTGGTCGTTACCGAGTGCGAGCCCTTCCGCCGACTTGCATGGGCGACGACGGTCGATGGCGATGAGACCGGCTCGAGTGCGTACCATGGGTGGGTCATCACACCCACCCATGATGGCTGCCACGTGCTGACCGAGGAGACGCAGCAGGGCGAATGGTTTCTCGATGAACTCGGACGCAAGCATCCCGGCGCGCTCTATCGCTATCACCAGGAATGGGTCGAACGCCTCGCCCGCGCGGCCGAGGCACAGGTGGCAGCCATGGCAGGCTGA
- a CDS encoding SDR family NAD(P)-dependent oxidoreductase — MNIDLKGKRAIVTGSTAGIGRATAEGLARAAASVVISGRGKSRVDEAVRQIRQAFPGSEVSGVAADLATVDGVEAFIAQVPDADILVNNVGTAHIRDYNGIEDIANIPDEDWLGLFQLNVMSGVRMTRHYLPRMVKKSWGRVVFVSSESAVNIPKEMLDYGMTKTAQLAVSRGLAEAVAGTGVTINAVLPGPTRSEILGDFMAKQARANGITQEQAEQGFLKAMRPTTLIQRFATTDEVANMIIYACSEQASATTGAALRVDGGVVRFVA, encoded by the coding sequence ATGAACATCGACCTAAAAGGTAAGAGGGCTATCGTCACGGGCTCAACGGCGGGTATCGGCCGCGCCACCGCAGAGGGCTTGGCCCGTGCCGCGGCGTCGGTCGTTATCAGCGGCCGTGGGAAATCCAGAGTCGACGAGGCAGTGCGGCAAATTCGGCAGGCCTTTCCCGGAAGCGAAGTCTCCGGGGTTGCAGCAGACTTGGCGACCGTGGACGGTGTCGAGGCCTTCATAGCGCAGGTCCCGGACGCCGATATCCTCGTTAATAACGTCGGTACGGCCCATATCCGGGACTACAATGGCATCGAAGACATCGCGAATATCCCCGATGAGGACTGGCTTGGCCTGTTCCAATTAAACGTCATGAGCGGCGTGCGCATGACGCGCCACTACCTGCCGCGCATGGTGAAGAAGAGCTGGGGCCGCGTCGTGTTCGTCAGCAGCGAGTCGGCGGTCAACATCCCCAAGGAGATGCTCGACTACGGCATGACCAAGACCGCGCAACTCGCCGTCTCGCGCGGACTTGCCGAGGCGGTCGCGGGCACGGGCGTCACCATCAACGCTGTTCTGCCGGGACCAACTCGGTCCGAGATCCTCGGTGATTTCATGGCGAAGCAGGCCAGGGCGAACGGGATCACTCAGGAGCAGGCCGAGCAAGGCTTCCTGAAGGCGATGCGTCCGACCACCCTTATTCAGCGTTTCGCAACCACCGACGAGGTGGCCAACATGATCATCTATGCCTGCTCGGAGCAGGCTTCAGCCACGACCGGCGCGGCTCTACGTGTGGATGGCGGTGTGGTCCGCTTCGTCGCCTAA
- a CDS encoding UxaA family hydrolase, which yields MTISPVIRLHPADGVLIARASLPPGTVVADGVTTVERIPSGHKVAVKPIAVGEPVIRYGQIIGFATAPIAPGQHVHVQNIGMGDFAKDYAYCADVKSTPNFDLPATFEGIRRPDGRVATRNYIGILTSVNCSAHVASLVADVFKKNPFTGDNPLAEFPNVDGVVALTHKTGCGMTQNEPLALLRRTLGGYARHVNFSHVIVLGLGCEVNQIGGLMDEQKLAGRLRAMDIQEVGGTRKTVEAGIAFVREALADSNKVKRESVPVSELTVALQCGGSDGYSGVSANPALGAASDLIVRHGGTVILSETPETYGAEHLLTRRAVSREVGEKLVDLMRWWDEYTEREGAEMNANPSPGNKAGGLTTILEKSLGAMAKAGTTNLVEVLRYAEPVTKKGFVFMDTPGYDPVAATGQVAGGANLVCFTTGRGSVFGCKPAPSIKLATNTPMYKRMEEDMDVNCGTILEGEESVQECGQRIFDLILKTASGQPTKSESFDFGGAEFAPWVLGATM from the coding sequence ATGACCATCAGCCCCGTCATCCGCCTGCATCCCGCTGATGGTGTGCTGATCGCACGCGCGAGCCTGCCGCCGGGCACGGTGGTGGCTGACGGCGTGACAACGGTCGAGCGCATTCCCTCCGGCCACAAGGTCGCGGTCAAGCCGATCGCGGTGGGCGAGCCTGTCATCCGCTACGGCCAGATCATCGGTTTTGCGACCGCGCCAATCGCGCCGGGCCAGCATGTGCATGTGCAGAACATCGGCATGGGCGACTTCGCCAAGGACTATGCCTATTGCGCCGACGTCAAGTCGACGCCGAACTTCGACCTGCCGGCGACCTTCGAGGGCATCCGTCGCCCGGACGGCCGCGTCGCCACGCGCAACTATATCGGCATCCTCACCTCGGTGAATTGCAGCGCGCATGTCGCGAGCCTCGTCGCCGACGTCTTCAAGAAAAATCCCTTCACCGGCGACAATCCGCTGGCCGAATTCCCCAATGTCGACGGCGTCGTCGCGCTGACCCACAAGACCGGCTGCGGCATGACGCAGAACGAGCCGCTCGCGCTGCTGCGCCGCACGCTGGGCGGTTATGCGCGGCACGTCAATTTCTCCCACGTCATCGTGCTGGGCCTCGGCTGCGAGGTCAACCAGATCGGCGGCCTGATGGACGAGCAGAAGCTCGCTGGCCGCCTGCGTGCGATGGACATTCAGGAAGTCGGCGGCACCCGCAAGACGGTGGAGGCCGGCATTGCCTTCGTGCGCGAAGCGCTCGCTGACTCCAACAAGGTGAAGCGCGAGTCGGTGCCGGTGAGCGAATTGACCGTGGCGCTGCAATGCGGCGGCTCGGACGGTTATTCGGGCGTGTCAGCTAACCCCGCGCTCGGTGCTGCCAGCGATCTCATCGTCCGTCACGGCGGCACCGTGATCCTGTCGGAAACGCCGGAGACCTACGGCGCCGAGCATCTGCTGACGCGCCGCGCCGTGAGCCGCGAGGTTGGCGAGAAGCTGGTCGATCTCATGCGCTGGTGGGACGAATATACTGAGCGAGAAGGCGCCGAGATGAACGCCAATCCGAGCCCCGGCAACAAGGCCGGCGGTCTCACCACCATCCTGGAAAAGTCGCTCGGTGCGATGGCCAAGGCCGGCACCACCAACCTCGTCGAGGTGCTGCGCTACGCCGAGCCCGTCACCAAGAAGGGGTTCGTGTTCATGGACACGCCCGGCTACGATCCGGTCGCGGCCACCGGCCAGGTCGCCGGCGGCGCCAACCTGGTCTGCTTCACCACCGGTCGCGGCAGCGTGTTCGGCTGCAAGCCCGCGCCCTCGATCAAGCTTGCCACCAACACGCCGATGTACAAGCGCATGGAAGAGGACATGGACGTCAATTGCGGCACCATCCTCGAAGGCGAGGAGAGCGTTCAGGAATGCGGCCAGCGCATCTTCGATCTCATCCTGAAGACCGCGTCCGGCCAGCCGACCAAGAGCGAAAGCTTCGATTTCGGCGGCGCCGAGTTCGCGCCCTGGGTGCTGGGCGCGACCATGTGA
- a CDS encoding HpcH/HpaI aldolase family protein has product MANKVKEIWKSGKAVVNAWLAIPSGFSAEMIAQCGFDSVTVDMQHGVQDYLSMVQCFQAMDKHPVTPMVRVPWNEPGIIGKVLDGGAYGVICPMVNTPQEARNLVSYSKYPPKGVRSNGPIRAGMYGTAGSYQKTANDDIVLLPMMETKTAVENMEAILDVEGLNGVYIGPSDLGFSYGLEPKLDRAEPEILAIYDKIIKECDKRGLFPGIHCSGAEGAARAINMGFKLVTLSNEVGMMTTYAKMQVNATRKDSAGKA; this is encoded by the coding sequence GTGGCGAACAAGGTCAAGGAAATCTGGAAGTCGGGCAAGGCCGTGGTCAACGCGTGGCTCGCGATTCCGTCCGGCTTCTCGGCTGAGATGATCGCGCAATGCGGCTTCGACAGCGTCACCGTCGACATGCAGCACGGCGTGCAGGATTATCTCTCGATGGTGCAGTGCTTCCAGGCCATGGACAAGCATCCGGTGACCCCGATGGTTCGCGTGCCGTGGAACGAGCCCGGCATCATCGGCAAAGTGCTCGACGGCGGCGCCTATGGCGTGATCTGCCCGATGGTCAACACGCCGCAGGAAGCCAGGAACCTCGTCTCGTATTCGAAGTACCCGCCGAAGGGCGTGCGCTCCAACGGCCCGATCCGTGCCGGCATGTACGGCACCGCAGGCTCCTACCAGAAGACTGCGAATGACGACATCGTGCTGCTGCCGATGATGGAGACCAAGACCGCGGTCGAGAACATGGAAGCGATCCTCGACGTCGAGGGTCTCAACGGCGTTTACATCGGCCCGTCCGACCTCGGCTTCTCCTATGGTCTCGAGCCGAAGCTCGATCGCGCCGAGCCGGAGATCCTCGCGATCTACGACAAGATCATCAAGGAGTGCGACAAGCGCGGGCTGTTCCCGGGCATCCATTGCAGCGGCGCCGAAGGTGCTGCGCGTGCCATCAACATGGGCTTCAAGCTGGTGACGCTCTCGAACGAGGTCGGCATGATGACGACCTACGCCAAGATGCAGGTCAATGCGACCCGCAAGGATTCAGCCGGCAAGGCCTAA
- the hpaR gene encoding homoprotocatechuate degradation operon regulator HpaR codes for MAKRPADPTNASAPAARQVPMRDFSRSLPMSLLRAREAVMRQFRPSLREHGLTEQQWRILRALAAIEAAEVTELARTAFLLGPSLSRILRDLEARNLIERKTAKADQRRSMVSISREGVNLMASVAPSSEAIYAEITHRFGARKLAELQEMLGELEQSLAGPGAGDGASAEE; via the coding sequence ATGGCGAAGAGACCGGCTGATCCCACCAACGCAAGCGCGCCTGCCGCGCGCCAGGTGCCGATGCGCGATTTCTCGCGATCGCTGCCGATGTCGCTCTTGCGGGCACGCGAGGCGGTGATGCGGCAATTTCGCCCATCGCTGCGCGAGCACGGGCTGACCGAGCAGCAATGGCGCATTCTCCGCGCGCTCGCCGCCATCGAGGCTGCGGAGGTCACGGAACTCGCGCGCACCGCGTTTCTCCTCGGGCCAAGCCTGTCGCGCATCCTGCGCGATCTCGAGGCGCGCAATTTGATCGAGCGCAAGACGGCAAAGGCGGACCAGCGCCGCAGCATGGTCTCGATCTCCAGGGAGGGCGTGAATCTGATGGCCTCCGTCGCGCCGTCCTCGGAAGCGATCTATGCCGAGATCACGCATCGCTTCGGCGCGCGCAAGCTTGCCGAGTTGCAGGAGATGCTCGGAGAGCTGGAACAGAGTCTCGCAGGACCAGGCGCCGGCGACGGGGCAAGTGCCGAGGAGTGA